From one Streptomyces sp. SCSIO 30461 genomic stretch:
- a CDS encoding ATP-binding protein has product MTAPEARRTLPPGELRTLFLFEALDDEQLAWLSERGRVETRQARNHVYTQGEDASCFFVLLSGTVALSRQLHGDDIELMRSDQKGAYAGATQAYLGDRVDQAYPNTMRAVTDVELFVLPAVEFATAVRTWFPMALHLLEGLFFGLRASDIIVGERERLVALGSLTAGLTHELNNPAAAAVRATDTLRDRVAHMRYKLALIADGRVDGKRLHELVEMQDAAVKRARAARQLTAIEAADAEDELGDWLEETGVANAWDIAPTFVSGGIDAEWLADATAELSDDNRRAAVGWLNYTVDTELLMNEIGDAVGRISGLVDAARQYSQLDRAAQQPVDIHELLDATLVMLKAKIPAGVRVVKEYQPDLPLVPAYGAELNQVWTNLIDNALAAMDGTGVLTLATWYEAEHVYVEIRDTGAGIDPEIRPRIFEPFFSTKPVGQGTGLGLDISYRIVVNKHGGDIRVESRPGDTRFRVCLPLVRPSADQPL; this is encoded by the coding sequence ATGACAGCTCCGGAAGCGCGGCGGACACTGCCCCCCGGCGAACTGCGCACGCTGTTCCTCTTCGAGGCGCTGGACGACGAGCAGCTCGCCTGGCTGTCCGAACGCGGAAGGGTGGAGACCCGCCAGGCCCGTAACCACGTCTACACCCAGGGCGAGGACGCGTCCTGCTTCTTCGTGCTGCTGTCGGGAACGGTCGCGCTCAGCCGCCAGCTCCACGGCGACGACATCGAGCTGATGCGCAGCGACCAGAAGGGCGCGTACGCCGGGGCCACACAGGCGTACCTGGGGGATCGGGTCGATCAGGCCTACCCCAACACGATGCGGGCCGTCACGGACGTGGAACTCTTCGTGCTGCCCGCCGTGGAGTTCGCCACCGCGGTGCGGACCTGGTTCCCGATGGCCCTGCATCTGCTGGAAGGGCTGTTCTTCGGGCTGCGGGCCAGCGACATCATCGTGGGGGAGCGGGAGCGGCTGGTGGCCCTCGGCTCACTGACTGCGGGTCTGACCCATGAGCTCAACAACCCGGCCGCCGCTGCGGTCCGCGCCACGGACACCCTGCGGGACCGGGTGGCGCACATGAGGTACAAACTGGCGCTGATCGCGGATGGGCGGGTGGACGGCAAACGCCTCCACGAGCTGGTGGAGATGCAGGACGCGGCGGTGAAGCGGGCTCGCGCCGCCCGCCAGCTGACGGCCATCGAGGCCGCGGACGCCGAGGACGAGCTCGGCGACTGGCTGGAGGAGACGGGCGTGGCCAACGCCTGGGACATCGCCCCCACCTTCGTATCAGGCGGCATCGACGCCGAGTGGCTCGCCGACGCGACCGCGGAGCTCTCCGACGACAACCGCCGGGCCGCGGTGGGCTGGCTGAACTACACCGTCGACACGGAGCTGCTGATGAACGAGATCGGCGACGCGGTGGGACGGATCTCCGGTCTGGTCGACGCGGCCCGACAGTACTCCCAACTCGACCGCGCCGCCCAGCAGCCGGTGGACATCCATGAACTCCTGGACGCCACACTGGTGATGCTGAAGGCCAAGATCCCGGCCGGTGTGCGGGTGGTGAAGGAGTACCAGCCCGACCTTCCACTGGTCCCCGCCTACGGGGCGGAGCTCAACCAGGTGTGGACGAACCTCATCGACAACGCCCTCGCGGCGATGGACGGCACCGGCGTCCTCACCCTCGCCACCTGGTACGAGGCCGAGCATGTGTACGTCGAGATACGGGACACGGGAGCCGGTATCGACCCGGAGATCAGGCCCCGTATCTTCGAGCCGTTCTTCTCCACGAAGCCGGTCGGGCAGGGGACGGGGCTCGGGCTCGACATCTCGTACCGGATCGTGGTCAACAAGCACGGCGGCGACATCCGCGTCGAATCCCGGCCCGGGGACACCCGGTTCCGGGTGTGCCTTCCGCTGGTGCGGCCTTCGGCCGATCAGCCCCTCTGA
- a CDS encoding response regulator transcription factor yields MRVLVVEDEEMLAAALAEGLRQEAFAVDVVYDGEAALERLAVNEYDVMVLDRDLPKVHGDVVCGRVAGSEAGVRILMLTVSTTVAERVAGLNLGADDYLAKPFAFAELVARIRALGRRARAATPPVLERAGLRLDPHLRETHRDGRYIALSRKEFAVLEELLRAQGAPVSAEMLLERVWDENIDPFTTIVRVTIRSLRRKLGDPGVVETVTGVGYRVR; encoded by the coding sequence ATGCGGGTGCTCGTCGTCGAGGACGAGGAGATGCTGGCCGCGGCGCTGGCCGAGGGGCTGCGCCAGGAGGCGTTCGCCGTCGATGTCGTGTACGACGGCGAGGCCGCGCTGGAACGGCTGGCCGTCAATGAGTACGACGTGATGGTCCTGGACCGGGACCTGCCCAAGGTGCACGGTGACGTGGTGTGCGGCCGGGTCGCCGGGTCCGAGGCAGGTGTGCGGATCCTGATGCTCACCGTGTCCACGACCGTCGCCGAACGGGTCGCGGGACTCAACCTCGGCGCCGACGACTATCTCGCCAAGCCCTTCGCGTTCGCCGAACTCGTGGCACGTATCAGGGCACTGGGCCGCCGGGCCCGCGCCGCGACACCCCCCGTTCTGGAGCGTGCCGGGCTGCGTCTCGATCCCCATCTGCGCGAGACCCACCGTGACGGGCGCTACATCGCCCTGTCCCGCAAGGAGTTCGCCGTGCTGGAGGAGCTGCTGCGGGCCCAAGGCGCCCCGGTGTCGGCGGAGATGCTGCTGGAGCGGGTGTGGGACGAGAACATCGATCCGTTCACCACCATCGTCCGCGTCACGATCAGGAGCCTGCGCCGCAAGCTGGGCGATCCCGGGGTGGTGGAGACGGTGACCGGCGTGGGATATCGGGTCCGATGA
- a CDS encoding RICIN domain-containing protein: MPPLRFRPGLLNPRSRSSTSLTTAVTSVAALAVLGGLAVQPDVLHRNAGDRMAPVGNDYDWYEETPAEELRQDQCLMSDVLRLGGPSMSATAQDGLNQSQERLHELANRKHWEDTPLAQAYKKDRDAADKELEALHALRETWKKPLDGLETPAGFTVAGFHWPPGTSASTGTEDFYSQTGLTKWVADRFWKNESDFYKDPTPRADEATVKAVKDLGGPLYGKDPTAANNPNWSRDSAEHDGYEHLTDWSLEPTGADNARLFLASGGFARTAPQPGTAEYRVAVEDLKTRFASCAWRDPMDPNKVLKDLSDTAGQEWQQEVASQATQRNQLLTANKDATKALASGAKTLGDLLGHSWIADRLARWQDYWSAGGLGWIGDSYVTVEVPGAKGHCLDVQGGGKTNGTPVQIYTCNGGAAQQWTIEGSEDDFHLRNVGSFKCLDVAGNASANGTKIQISDCYKSKGQSWKGDVRATSPLKSVSTGKCLDLSAFTKSTDSRLWDCKNTTAQKFLIKPSGHKGTDSLSYPDKAQFDKATKGVTGTQAAAKKQLAALKVQLENAKKSGTASDAAEQVAYGIADAAGAPRGRGLLVGQQKAQVTKGVVAALTAMVKAGETAEAATRASAGDSATIAQRALAQAAQVNAEFRKEAAHKAELQAKAAADAAKLHRDNAKKDKETAEAKLAVALKAEADAKAAAADARAKRLAAEAEEKTAKAEKETAAAKQAEANQHKQTAQAEAANAQDAKEKAEAAEATAVARKNDAVNARDNAKAKRDDALDAEQKADVARAKADAKGAYADSLEAGDAATAARAAADESDRHADDAEAAAGRARTAADAATQAAAEADAAATRAEAAAKRARSNADAAQAAKLRADAAVKTATSAVADAIKASEHALAEAKTAVALANEAEKLAKSAKSEADAANKEAIKALAAAARAAGFAHVTAQAAVDAGNAAAQVAKPANDAIQLGSPYVTTDSAASLVVLTGQASKTIADQQKAVADAHAKNAQAAAAAAKNLADQATGDAKIAYQYAANAATHAANARTYSKEALGYAADAAKAASAASASLARTVEYDRQATADAAAADQAAGRAEGYAEDARASADQAALDAQAARQAAAAAEQAAKDARAAADRADAAATEAEQAAKDAARYAKEAQDAADRAEKAANAKQIETGTVTDGAGGSIGGMFHVIDHIEKVGEPEIVKKTSGCDGWINQLAYRGDCTITAKLRYRAIVDLYLCTAQDLDPTKYTCPAGATVYLGEHRSDVLSQEVTHNITIAEFQEGVDPIDILFGSWIRCAQKLTPGGESGSWGGCAWAAVDVGALFAGKLLKPIADAVKAADAAMRLGIGFADAFKGLRAAGLSEQVIAGVMNKAIQNLRELCLKGKLPASASAMRAGGRSTPIAAVGAGHHVLDNGSKAGITSAAFARSGPGCGTKWISLDKLPHHYMRESNEGIMHAADFGIKGNYNKVNGQAFILAIEQLVKNPGTKVIKGTWRNTQEAIHYVDDTGLHASFAANGPNVGEYLGGWRSSGDQLTYLLRDGKL; the protein is encoded by the coding sequence ATGCCCCCTTTGCGTTTCAGACCGGGGTTGCTCAACCCCAGATCACGATCATCGACCTCTCTCACCACGGCCGTCACGTCTGTGGCGGCGCTGGCCGTCCTCGGTGGCCTGGCGGTCCAGCCCGATGTGCTCCACCGGAACGCCGGGGACCGCATGGCCCCGGTGGGCAACGACTACGACTGGTACGAGGAAACCCCTGCCGAGGAGCTGCGGCAGGACCAGTGCCTGATGTCGGACGTGCTCCGGCTCGGCGGGCCTTCGATGTCCGCGACCGCGCAGGACGGGCTGAACCAGTCTCAGGAGAGGCTGCACGAGCTCGCCAACCGCAAGCACTGGGAGGACACCCCGCTCGCTCAGGCGTACAAGAAGGACCGGGACGCGGCTGACAAGGAGCTGGAAGCCCTCCACGCCCTGCGAGAGACCTGGAAGAAGCCGCTCGACGGGCTTGAGACTCCCGCCGGCTTCACGGTGGCGGGGTTCCACTGGCCGCCGGGTACGTCGGCGAGCACCGGCACAGAGGACTTCTACAGCCAGACGGGTCTGACCAAGTGGGTCGCCGACCGGTTCTGGAAGAACGAAAGCGACTTCTACAAGGACCCCACGCCGAGGGCGGACGAGGCGACGGTGAAGGCCGTCAAGGACCTCGGCGGACCGCTGTACGGCAAGGACCCCACGGCCGCGAACAACCCGAACTGGAGCCGGGACTCGGCCGAGCACGACGGGTACGAGCATCTGACAGACTGGTCGCTTGAGCCGACGGGTGCGGACAACGCCCGTCTGTTCCTCGCCTCCGGTGGATTCGCGCGTACCGCACCGCAGCCGGGTACCGCTGAGTACCGGGTCGCGGTGGAGGACCTGAAGACGCGGTTCGCGTCGTGCGCCTGGCGCGATCCGATGGACCCGAACAAGGTCCTGAAGGACCTGTCCGACACGGCTGGGCAGGAGTGGCAGCAGGAGGTCGCCTCCCAGGCGACCCAGCGCAACCAGCTTCTGACCGCCAACAAGGACGCCACCAAGGCTCTCGCCTCGGGCGCGAAGACCCTGGGCGACCTGCTGGGGCACTCCTGGATCGCCGACCGCCTGGCCCGTTGGCAGGACTACTGGTCCGCGGGTGGTCTGGGCTGGATCGGCGACAGCTATGTGACGGTCGAGGTGCCCGGCGCCAAGGGGCACTGTCTGGACGTCCAGGGCGGCGGGAAGACCAACGGCACGCCGGTCCAGATCTACACCTGCAACGGCGGCGCCGCGCAGCAGTGGACGATCGAGGGCAGCGAGGACGACTTCCACCTTCGCAACGTCGGTTCGTTCAAGTGCCTGGATGTTGCGGGGAACGCGTCCGCGAACGGCACGAAGATCCAGATCTCGGACTGCTACAAATCCAAGGGCCAGTCGTGGAAGGGCGATGTCCGCGCCACCTCGCCCCTGAAGAGCGTGTCCACGGGCAAGTGCCTGGACCTGAGCGCGTTCACGAAGAGCACGGACTCGCGGCTGTGGGACTGCAAGAACACCACTGCACAGAAGTTCCTGATCAAGCCGTCCGGTCACAAGGGCACGGACAGTCTTTCCTACCCGGACAAGGCGCAGTTCGACAAGGCGACGAAGGGTGTCACCGGCACCCAGGCCGCTGCCAAGAAGCAGTTGGCTGCGCTGAAGGTGCAGTTGGAGAACGCGAAGAAGTCGGGTACGGCGTCGGACGCCGCCGAGCAGGTGGCGTACGGGATCGCGGACGCGGCCGGTGCGCCGCGGGGTCGTGGTCTGCTGGTGGGTCAGCAGAAGGCGCAGGTCACCAAGGGCGTCGTGGCCGCGTTGACGGCGATGGTGAAGGCGGGTGAGACCGCCGAGGCGGCGACGAGGGCGTCCGCCGGTGACAGTGCGACGATCGCGCAGCGCGCGTTGGCGCAGGCGGCTCAGGTCAACGCGGAGTTCCGTAAGGAGGCTGCGCACAAGGCCGAGTTGCAGGCGAAGGCGGCTGCTGACGCGGCGAAGCTGCACCGGGACAACGCGAAGAAGGACAAGGAGACCGCGGAGGCCAAGCTCGCCGTCGCGTTGAAGGCGGAGGCGGACGCGAAGGCGGCGGCCGCCGATGCGCGTGCGAAGCGACTGGCGGCGGAGGCCGAGGAGAAGACGGCCAAGGCGGAGAAGGAGACCGCCGCCGCCAAGCAGGCCGAAGCCAACCAGCACAAGCAGACCGCACAGGCCGAGGCGGCCAACGCCCAGGACGCCAAGGAGAAGGCCGAGGCCGCCGAAGCCACCGCCGTCGCGCGGAAGAACGACGCGGTCAACGCCCGCGACAACGCCAAGGCCAAGCGCGACGATGCCTTGGACGCCGAGCAGAAGGCCGACGTCGCACGCGCCAAGGCCGACGCCAAGGGAGCCTACGCCGACTCCCTGGAAGCGGGCGACGCGGCAACCGCCGCCCGCGCTGCTGCCGACGAATCGGACAGGCACGCGGACGACGCCGAAGCGGCTGCGGGCCGGGCCCGCACCGCGGCGGATGCCGCGACGCAGGCCGCCGCCGAGGCGGATGCCGCGGCCACCCGCGCCGAGGCAGCCGCCAAGCGGGCCCGTTCGAACGCGGACGCCGCCCAGGCCGCGAAGCTGAGGGCCGACGCCGCGGTGAAGACCGCGACCAGCGCCGTGGCCGACGCGATCAAGGCGTCCGAGCACGCCTTGGCCGAGGCCAAGACCGCCGTCGCGTTGGCGAACGAGGCGGAGAAGCTGGCCAAGAGCGCCAAGTCCGAGGCGGACGCGGCGAACAAGGAGGCCATCAAGGCTCTGGCCGCCGCAGCGAGGGCCGCCGGTTTCGCCCATGTCACCGCGCAGGCAGCGGTCGACGCGGGCAACGCCGCCGCCCAGGTCGCCAAGCCGGCCAACGACGCGATCCAGCTCGGCTCCCCTTACGTCACCACCGACTCGGCCGCCAGCCTGGTCGTGCTGACCGGTCAGGCGTCGAAGACGATCGCGGACCAGCAGAAGGCCGTCGCCGACGCCCACGCCAAGAACGCGCAGGCAGCGGCCGCAGCCGCGAAGAACCTCGCGGACCAGGCCACGGGCGACGCGAAGATCGCCTACCAGTACGCGGCCAACGCCGCCACCCACGCCGCCAACGCCCGCACCTACTCCAAGGAGGCCCTGGGCTACGCGGCCGACGCCGCCAAGGCGGCATCCGCGGCATCGGCGTCACTGGCCCGCACCGTCGAGTACGACCGCCAGGCCACCGCGGACGCCGCGGCCGCCGACCAGGCGGCCGGACGCGCCGAGGGCTACGCCGAGGACGCCCGCGCCTCCGCAGACCAGGCCGCACTCGACGCCCAGGCCGCCCGTCAGGCCGCTGCCGCGGCCGAGCAGGCAGCCAAGGACGCCCGCGCCGCCGCCGACCGCGCCGACGCCGCCGCCACCGAAGCCGAACAGGCCGCCAAGGACGCCGCAAGGTACGCCAAGGAAGCCCAGGACGCGGCCGACAGAGCCGAGAAGGCCGCCAACGCGAAGCAGATCGAGACCGGAACCGTCACCGACGGGGCCGGCGGCTCCATCGGTGGAATGTTCCACGTCATCGACCACATCGAGAAGGTCGGTGAGCCCGAGATCGTCAAGAAGACGTCGGGCTGCGACGGCTGGATCAACCAGCTCGCCTACCGCGGCGACTGCACCATCACCGCGAAGCTCCGGTACCGGGCGATCGTCGACCTGTACCTGTGCACCGCGCAGGACCTGGACCCGACCAAGTACACCTGCCCTGCCGGCGCGACCGTCTACCTGGGCGAGCACCGGTCCGACGTGCTGTCCCAGGAAGTCACGCACAACATCACGATCGCCGAGTTCCAGGAAGGCGTCGACCCGATCGACATCCTCTTCGGCAGCTGGATCAGGTGCGCCCAGAAACTCACCCCCGGTGGTGAGAGCGGAAGCTGGGGCGGTTGCGCCTGGGCAGCGGTGGATGTCGGCGCGCTGTTCGCGGGCAAGCTCCTCAAGCCCATCGCGGACGCCGTCAAGGCAGCCGATGCGGCCATGAGGCTCGGCATCGGATTCGCCGACGCCTTCAAGGGCCTGCGGGCCGCCGGGCTCTCGGAGCAGGTCATCGCCGGCGTCATGAACAAGGCCATCCAGAACCTGCGCGAACTGTGTCTGAAGGGCAAGCTCCCCGCCTCGGCTTCCGCGATGCGGGCCGGTGGAAGGAGCACACCGATCGCGGCGGTCGGCGCCGGCCACCACGTGCTCGACAACGGCTCGAAGGCCGGCATCACCAGCGCGGCGTTCGCCAGGAGCGGGCCCGGGTGCGGCACCAAGTGGATATCGCTCGACAAACTCCCGCACCACTACATGCGGGAGAGTAACGAGGGAATCATGCACGCCGCAGACTTCGGCATCAAGGGCAACTACAACAAGGTGAATGGACAGGCATTCATACTCGCCATTGAGCAGCTCGTGAAGAACCCGGGAACGAAGGTGATCAAGGGTACGTGGAGGAACACGCAGGAAGCCATTCACTACGTAGATGACACGGGGCTGCACGCGTCATTCGCCGCAAACGGACCGAACGTCGGGGAGTACCTCGGTGGGTGGCGATCCTCAGGAGATCAGCTAACCTATCTCCTGCGGGATGGGAAGCTCTAG
- a CDS encoding ATP-binding protein, protein MNEEGPGPSPSPRRWSLRLRLTAVFGLLFFVAAAAVLIGAAILVQNSMRYSLSLVLPGGFGSDPLVDQTTRQIIVDTMRTNLLTKGGFTVLAVGVVATSLGWVVAGRLLRPLERITSTAERIASRTLHRRIGLDSGSGEVKRLADSFDSMLDRLDAAFAGQERFIANAAHELKTPLVINRTLVEVAMGRRDASPEIRQLGENLLAVNARHERLIDALLTLARADDALTERVGTDLAELAAAVIGHTRDEAERGEVTVESYLGAAPTTGDPILLEQLVRNLVENAIRHNVSGGSVTVETRKDASGARIMIGNTGAQISPHEIPVLFEPFRRLTDRVGSARGSGLGLSIVRAVAQAHGGDVAAAPREGGGLVVHVTLP, encoded by the coding sequence ATGAACGAGGAGGGTCCCGGACCGTCTCCGTCCCCGCGGCGCTGGAGTCTGCGCCTGCGTCTGACCGCCGTCTTCGGCCTGCTGTTCTTCGTCGCGGCGGCGGCTGTGCTCATCGGCGCCGCCATCCTGGTACAGAACAGCATGCGCTACAGCCTGAGCCTGGTCCTGCCGGGCGGCTTCGGCTCGGATCCCCTGGTGGACCAGACGACCAGGCAGATCATCGTCGACACGATGCGGACCAATCTGCTGACGAAGGGCGGGTTCACCGTCCTCGCCGTCGGGGTCGTCGCCACCAGCCTCGGCTGGGTGGTCGCGGGCAGACTGCTGCGGCCCCTGGAGCGGATCACCTCCACCGCGGAACGTATCGCGAGCCGGACCCTGCACCGGCGGATCGGCCTCGACAGCGGATCGGGCGAGGTGAAGCGTCTCGCGGACTCCTTCGACAGCATGCTGGACCGGCTCGACGCGGCCTTCGCGGGGCAGGAGCGTTTCATCGCGAACGCCGCGCATGAGCTCAAGACACCGCTGGTGATCAACCGCACTCTGGTGGAGGTGGCCATGGGCCGCCGCGACGCGTCCCCCGAGATCCGGCAGCTCGGCGAGAACCTCCTCGCGGTCAACGCCCGTCACGAACGCCTCATCGACGCCTTGTTGACCCTCGCCCGCGCCGATGACGCCCTCACCGAGCGGGTCGGCACCGATCTGGCGGAGCTCGCCGCGGCCGTCATCGGGCACACGCGTGACGAAGCCGAACGCGGGGAGGTGACCGTCGAGTCGTACCTCGGCGCCGCGCCGACCACCGGCGATCCGATCCTGCTGGAGCAGCTCGTACGCAACCTCGTGGAGAACGCCATCAGGCACAACGTGTCCGGGGGCAGCGTGACGGTGGAGACCCGCAAGGACGCCTCCGGTGCGCGGATCATGATCGGCAACACCGGTGCGCAGATCTCACCGCACGAGATCCCGGTGCTGTTTGAGCCGTTCCGCAGGCTCACCGACCGGGTGGGCTCGGCCAGGGGAAGCGGGCTCGGGCTCTCGATCGTGCGTGCCGTGGCGCAGGCCCACGGCGGCGACGTTGCGGCCGCGCCGCGAGAGGGCGGCGGGCTGGTCGTGCACGTCACCCTGCCGTGA
- a CDS encoding isoprenyl transferase, giving the protein MARRGILGRSRREYKVPEPHPSGARPPRIPAELVPQHVAIVMDGNGRWAKDRGLPRTEGHKVGEGVVLDVLKGCLEMGVKNLSLYAFSTENWKRSPEEVRFLMNFNRDVIRRRRDEMDELGIRIRWVGRMPKMWKSVVQELQVAQEQTKGNDAMTLYFCVNYGGRAEIADAAKRIAEDVAAGRLDPSKVSEKTFQKYLYYPDMPDVDLFLRPSGEQRTSNYLIWQSSYAEMVFQDVLWPDFDRRDLWRACLEYASRDRRFGGAIPNEELLALEKKSTENR; this is encoded by the coding sequence ATGGCACGACGCGGAATCCTGGGACGCTCCCGCCGCGAGTACAAGGTCCCCGAGCCGCACCCGTCCGGTGCCCGCCCGCCGAGGATCCCGGCGGAGCTGGTGCCGCAACATGTGGCCATCGTCATGGACGGCAACGGCCGCTGGGCCAAGGACCGCGGACTGCCCCGCACCGAAGGGCACAAGGTCGGCGAGGGTGTGGTGCTCGACGTGCTCAAGGGCTGCCTGGAGATGGGCGTCAAGAACCTCTCCCTCTACGCCTTCTCCACGGAGAACTGGAAGCGCTCCCCCGAGGAGGTCCGCTTCCTGATGAACTTCAACCGCGATGTGATCCGCCGCCGCCGTGACGAGATGGACGAGCTCGGCATCCGTATCCGCTGGGTCGGCCGGATGCCCAAGATGTGGAAGTCCGTGGTCCAGGAGCTCCAGGTTGCCCAGGAGCAGACCAAGGGCAACGACGCCATGACGCTCTACTTCTGCGTCAACTACGGCGGGCGTGCCGAGATCGCCGACGCCGCCAAGCGGATCGCCGAGGACGTCGCCGCAGGTCGGCTCGACCCGTCGAAGGTCAGCGAGAAGACCTTCCAGAAGTACCTCTACTACCCGGACATGCCGGACGTCGACCTGTTCCTGCGCCCGAGCGGCGAGCAGCGCACCTCCAACTACCTGATCTGGCAGAGCAGCTACGCCGAGATGGTGTTCCAGGACGTGCTGTGGCCCGATTTCGACCGCCGTGACCTGTGGCGGGCCTGCCTGGAGTACGCGTCCCGCGACCGGCGTTTCGGCGGCGCGATCCCGAACGAGGAGCTGCTCGCCCTGGAGAAGAAGTCGACGGAGAACCGGTAG
- a CDS encoding DUF3152 domain-containing protein, with the protein MPSRQHRKQSRRKPRTIRQRTPLYATALLAVVGAGYFVGFGGDNDTGTFGKPASFPGLDGGGSASRQSLELDIPESQEPKPGASPQASEAAAEAAGQPRIPQRGDGEFETVPVKGTARSVGKGAPLRYGVAVEGGLGQNPDGVAREVEAVLADKRGWTSGGKAAFQRVDQPPYDFVVRLASPATTDEICGTYGLDTGGQVNCSGGTDVVVNLRRWMLLTPAYQGRTSMYRALIINHEVGHRLGYGHRGCPGPGRPAPAMMQQIKGLNGCVINAWPYGADGRPIEGPHVE; encoded by the coding sequence ATGCCGAGCAGGCAGCACCGCAAGCAGAGCCGCAGAAAGCCCCGGACCATCCGTCAGCGCACACCCCTGTACGCGACCGCGCTCCTCGCCGTCGTGGGTGCCGGGTACTTCGTCGGCTTCGGAGGGGACAACGACACGGGGACGTTCGGGAAGCCGGCGTCCTTTCCGGGGCTCGACGGCGGCGGCTCGGCGAGTCGGCAGTCGCTCGAACTCGACATACCCGAGTCCCAGGAGCCGAAGCCCGGAGCGTCCCCGCAGGCATCCGAGGCCGCCGCCGAAGCCGCGGGCCAGCCGCGCATCCCGCAGCGCGGCGACGGCGAGTTCGAGACGGTTCCGGTGAAGGGCACGGCGCGCAGCGTCGGCAAGGGCGCCCCGCTGCGTTACGGCGTGGCGGTGGAAGGCGGACTGGGCCAGAACCCGGACGGCGTCGCCCGCGAGGTCGAGGCCGTACTCGCCGACAAGCGCGGCTGGACCAGCGGCGGCAAAGCCGCCTTCCAGCGGGTCGACCAGCCGCCCTACGACTTCGTGGTGCGCTTGGCGTCGCCCGCCACCACGGACGAGATCTGCGGCACGTACGGGCTCGACACCGGCGGCCAGGTCAACTGCAGCGGCGGCACGGACGTCGTGGTCAACCTCCGGCGCTGGATGTTGCTCACCCCCGCCTACCAGGGCCGCACCTCGATGTACCGCGCGTTGATCATCAACCATGAGGTCGGCCACCGGCTCGGCTACGGGCACCGCGGCTGCCCGGGACCCGGGCGCCCGGCACCCGCGATGATGCAGCAGATCAAGGGGCTCAACGGCTGTGTGATCAACGCCTGGCCCTATGGCGCGGACGGCCGTCCGATCGAAGGGCCCCACGTCGAGTAG
- the recO gene encoding DNA repair protein RecO — translation MTLFRDDGIVLRTQKLGEADRIITLLTRGHGRVRAVARGVRRTKSKFGARLEPFSHVDVQFFARGSELVGRGLPLCTQSETIAPYGSGIVTDYARYTAGTAMLETAERFTDHEGEPAVQQYLLLVGGLRTLSRGEHAPHLILDAFLLRSLAVNGYAPSFDDCARCGLNGPNRFFSVASGGVICGDCRVPGSVVPSPEAIGLLSALLTGDWDTADAAEARHVREASGLVSAYLHWHLERGLRSLRYVEKFARNAEGTEKITNATNATTATNAEKK, via the coding sequence ATGACCTTGTTCCGCGACGACGGCATCGTGCTGCGCACCCAGAAGCTGGGTGAAGCGGACCGCATCATCACGCTGCTCACCCGTGGCCATGGCCGCGTACGGGCGGTCGCGCGGGGGGTGCGCAGGACCAAGTCGAAGTTCGGCGCGCGGCTGGAGCCGTTCTCGCACGTGGATGTGCAGTTCTTCGCGCGGGGCAGCGAGCTCGTGGGCAGGGGACTGCCGCTGTGCACACAGAGTGAGACCATCGCCCCGTACGGCAGCGGAATCGTCACCGACTACGCCCGCTACACCGCGGGCACCGCCATGCTGGAGACCGCGGAGCGGTTCACCGACCATGAGGGGGAGCCGGCGGTCCAGCAGTACCTGCTGCTCGTCGGGGGGCTGCGGACGCTCTCCCGGGGGGAGCACGCGCCGCATCTGATCCTTGACGCGTTCCTGCTGCGCTCCCTCGCCGTGAACGGCTACGCGCCCAGCTTCGACGATTGCGCCAGATGCGGACTGAACGGCCCGAACCGCTTCTTCTCGGTTGCTTCGGGCGGAGTGATATGCGGCGACTGCCGGGTGCCCGGCAGCGTCGTACCCTCACCTGAGGCAATCGGGCTGCTCAGCGCGCTGCTGACCGGTGACTGGGACACGGCGGACGCCGCCGAGGCCCGTCATGTCAGGGAGGCGAGCGGGTTGGTGTCGGCCTATCTGCACTGGCATCTGGAGCGGGGACTGCGCTCGCTCCGGTACGTGGAGAAGTTCGCCAGGAACGCAGAGGGCACCGAGAAGATCACGAACGCCACGAACGCCACGACCGCTACGAACGCCGAGAAGAAGTGA